In the Flagellimonas sp. MMG031 genome, one interval contains:
- a CDS encoding sorbosone dehydrogenase family protein yields MKMNQLTFRSLLLLMFSVVILSCKGNSENKEEASEENAETTTETEYTGNLPLDRLNLPEGFHIDTYVENLEGARSMAMGPDGTLFVGTRNEGKVYAVKDTDGDYKADKTYTIATDLEQPNGVAVKDGALYVAAVSRLFKYSDIESQLENPQEPELIYDDYPTEFHHGWKYIAFGPDDKLYVPVGAPCNICDSATVDKRYASITRMDPDGSNREIVAHGVRNTVGFTWHPETQELWFTDNGRDMMGDDIPPCELNKLTEVGQHFGYPFCHGGTIKDPEYGDQRPCSDFVPPVQPLGPHVAPLAVKFAKGPMFPEAYRGHALIAEHGSWNRSSKIGYRITMVKLENGKAVSYEPFIDGWLDEEAQEAFGRPVDLLFLEDGSLLISDDEGNAIYRVTYKG; encoded by the coding sequence ATGAAAATGAATCAATTGACCTTCAGGTCTTTGTTGCTACTGATGTTTTCCGTAGTTATTCTTTCCTGTAAAGGCAACTCGGAAAACAAAGAAGAAGCTTCGGAAGAGAATGCCGAAACCACTACGGAAACAGAATACACGGGAAATTTACCATTGGATAGACTCAACCTTCCCGAAGGTTTCCATATTGACACTTATGTCGAAAACTTGGAGGGCGCCCGTTCCATGGCCATGGGGCCTGATGGCACCTTGTTCGTAGGAACCCGCAACGAAGGAAAGGTTTATGCCGTAAAGGATACCGATGGGGATTACAAGGCCGATAAAACCTACACCATTGCCACCGATTTGGAACAGCCCAATGGCGTAGCGGTGAAAGATGGCGCTCTTTATGTGGCCGCCGTAAGCCGTCTCTTCAAATACTCGGATATTGAATCCCAGCTGGAGAATCCACAAGAACCCGAATTGATTTACGATGACTATCCCACCGAATTTCATCATGGTTGGAAGTACATTGCCTTTGGACCCGATGATAAATTGTACGTGCCCGTAGGCGCTCCCTGCAATATTTGCGACAGTGCAACGGTGGACAAGCGTTACGCCTCCATCACCCGAATGGACCCCGACGGCAGCAATCGTGAAATAGTGGCCCATGGGGTTCGAAACACTGTTGGCTTTACCTGGCATCCCGAAACCCAAGAACTTTGGTTTACCGATAATGGTCGGGATATGATGGGTGATGATATACCACCTTGCGAATTGAACAAATTGACCGAAGTGGGCCAACACTTCGGCTATCCCTTCTGCCATGGCGGCACCATAAAAGATCCCGAATATGGGGACCAGCGTCCCTGTTCCGATTTTGTGCCACCAGTACAGCCCTTGGGTCCGCACGTAGCCCCCTTGGCGGTTAAATTTGCCAAAGGTCCCATGTTCCCCGAAGCGTACCGAGGACATGCGCTAATTGCAGAACATGGCTCTTGGAACCGTTCGTCGAAAATCGGCTACAGGATTACTATGGTAAAATTGGAAAATGGAAAAGCCGTAAGCTATGAACCCTTTATTGATGGTTGGTTGGACGAGGAGGCCCAAGAAGCCTTTGGGCGTCCGGTAGACCTGTTGTTCTTGGAAGATGGCTCCTTGCTCATCTCGGATGATGAGGGCAATGCCATTTACAGGGTCACCTATAAAGGATAA
- a CDS encoding EamA family transporter: MGKSSNSALVILAFFAIYVIWGSTYLLNKIAVLELEPFMLAGCRFTVAGLCIFLLAKIMGISLSITKKQLWNTIIAGVLFLSIGNGFVVWALRYVDTGFAALEISAQPLIILLLMRILQGKKIQPMSMVGVLLGILGIYLLVSQKQIIAQEESILGMVTIFFCLVCWAYASLFVAKADLPTNYFVNTGYQMFFAGIILGLMSLAFGEEWSSPLGWSTEVQVSMLLLVFLGSIVAFTSFNYLLKAVSPEKVATSTYVNPIVALLLGWYFLDEQITLQSIVAAVILLTGVYFINTKKTLAIFERFKR; encoded by the coding sequence ATGGGAAAATCCTCAAATTCCGCCTTGGTGATACTGGCATTTTTTGCCATTTACGTCATTTGGGGCTCTACCTATTTGTTGAACAAGATTGCGGTATTGGAACTGGAGCCATTTATGCTGGCGGGTTGCCGCTTTACCGTGGCAGGGCTTTGCATTTTCCTTTTGGCAAAAATCATGGGAATCAGCCTTAGCATCACCAAAAAACAACTCTGGAATACCATTATTGCGGGCGTACTTTTTTTAAGCATTGGAAACGGCTTTGTCGTTTGGGCATTGCGGTATGTGGATACCGGTTTTGCCGCTTTGGAAATCTCCGCTCAACCTCTGATTATTCTGTTATTGATGCGCATCTTGCAAGGTAAAAAGATACAGCCTATGTCCATGGTCGGGGTACTCCTGGGGATTTTGGGCATTTACCTTTTGGTAAGTCAAAAACAGATCATTGCGCAAGAAGAATCCATTTTGGGGATGGTGACCATCTTCTTTTGTTTGGTCTGTTGGGCCTATGCCAGTCTTTTTGTGGCCAAAGCGGACCTTCCCACCAATTATTTTGTGAACACCGGCTATCAGATGTTCTTTGCAGGCATCATTTTGGGGCTGATGAGCCTTGCCTTCGGCGAGGAATGGTCATCACCCTTGGGCTGGAGTACCGAAGTCCAAGTCTCCATGCTCTTATTGGTTTTTTTGGGAAGCATCGTGGCCTTTACCTCTTTTAACTACTTGCTCAAGGCCGTTTCCCCGGAAAAGGTGGCTACTTCCACCTACGTAAATCCCATTGTGGCCCTTTTGTTGGGATGGTATTTTTTGGATGAACAGATTACCCTGCAGTCCATAGTGGCGGCCGTGATCCTGTTAACGGGGGTGTACTTCATCAACACCAAGAAAACACTGGCCATCTTCGAGCGCTTCAAACGTTAA
- a CDS encoding helix-turn-helix domain-containing protein has protein sequence MDIYNTNTLIDEQTGNLAFKLSEFEDGCQFCDLHRLNQYSLIWIKKGRGTAQVDFSEYTFTPNTLVAVTPYQPFALTEEEPLEGVVLQFHPDFFCIHKHHEQVACHGVLFNNIYSPPMLQVTADIQNELELLIQQMYAEVQKPELAQYELLVSYLKIFLITTSRAKAKQQPEALEGSPDEKEPFILQKLKNLIETHYKTMHSAGEYADLLNISPKALAKMTKNHFNKTMTNLISERIIIEAKRELYLTNKTVKEIAYDLGYDDEHYFSRFFKNNADISPSTYRENVGFARAMA, from the coding sequence ATGGACATCTACAACACCAACACGCTCATCGACGAACAGACTGGAAACCTGGCCTTTAAGCTCTCCGAATTTGAGGATGGCTGCCAGTTTTGCGATCTGCACCGGTTGAATCAGTATTCCTTGATTTGGATCAAAAAGGGGAGGGGTACCGCCCAAGTGGACTTTTCGGAGTACACGTTTACGCCAAACACCCTAGTTGCCGTAACGCCCTATCAACCTTTTGCGCTAACCGAGGAAGAACCGTTGGAGGGCGTGGTGTTGCAGTTCCATCCCGATTTTTTCTGTATCCACAAGCACCACGAGCAGGTGGCCTGCCACGGAGTACTGTTCAACAATATTTACAGTCCGCCCATGCTGCAGGTTACGGCCGATATCCAAAACGAGCTCGAGCTGCTCATCCAGCAGATGTATGCCGAGGTACAAAAACCAGAACTGGCACAGTACGAATTGCTCGTCTCCTACCTAAAGATCTTTTTGATCACCACCTCCCGCGCCAAGGCCAAGCAACAGCCGGAGGCCTTGGAGGGAAGCCCCGACGAAAAGGAGCCCTTTATCCTGCAAAAGCTCAAAAACCTGATTGAGACGCACTACAAGACCATGCACTCTGCCGGGGAGTATGCCGATCTGCTCAACATAAGCCCCAAAGCCTTGGCGAAAATGACCAAGAACCACTTTAACAAGACCATGACCAACCTGATCAGCGAGCGGATCATTATCGAGGCGAAGCGCGAGCTGTACCTCACCAACAAGACCGTAAAGGAGATTGCCTACGATCTGGGGTATGACGATGAGCACTACTTTAGCCGCTTTTTTAAGAACAATGCAGATATCTCGCCCAGTACCTACCGCGAAAATGTGGGCTTTGCCCGCGCCATGGCCTAA
- a CDS encoding DUF302 domain-containing protein has translation MKAHVEHQLLPLPFGQVYGTLKQRITEHGFLLLHEIDTQTIVAKHGITIPPLRQLLFFEPKYIAQIMANDPLAINDIPLKLVLQEIDAHTTQLSFKNPVGSLQDYGLEPEMAEELLERVRGIVAF, from the coding sequence ATGAAAGCCCATGTGGAACACCAATTGCTGCCGCTGCCCTTTGGGCAGGTGTACGGCACCCTAAAGCAACGGATTACCGAACACGGCTTTTTGCTGCTGCACGAGATCGACACCCAGACCATAGTGGCCAAGCACGGGATTACCATACCGCCCTTGCGGCAATTGCTCTTTTTTGAGCCCAAATACATTGCCCAGATCATGGCGAACGATCCTTTGGCCATTAACGATATCCCCTTAAAACTGGTATTGCAAGAAATTGACGCCCATACCACCCAATTAAGCTTTAAAAACCCGGTGGGCAGCTTACAGGATTATGGATTGGAACCAGAAATGGCGGAGGAGTTGTTGGAACGGGTGCGGGGTATAGTGGCGTTTTAG
- a CDS encoding lipocalin family protein yields the protein MMKRSLLLMTLMGLLLSSCSVSKSARTQRNLFSGSWNLDNVYYQNNSGNFKSTLFNDAEDICFEGSQWFFRDNNSTGRYTIAQSSLCQGGDRFFRWSVVEPEQNYQSQLQFKFIDENRKDISGGYGYRLNIVSLSEQSMTLNSNVSVDGQPVTIVYEFSKR from the coding sequence ATGATGAAACGATCACTTTTATTGATGACCTTGATGGGCTTATTGCTCTCATCGTGTTCCGTTTCCAAAAGTGCTAGAACGCAACGCAATCTGTTCAGCGGTTCTTGGAATTTGGACAATGTGTATTACCAAAACAATTCAGGAAACTTTAAATCCACCTTATTCAACGATGCAGAGGATATCTGCTTCGAAGGCAGTCAATGGTTTTTCCGGGACAACAACAGTACTGGGCGTTACACCATTGCCCAAAGTTCGCTCTGCCAAGGCGGAGACCGTTTTTTTAGATGGTCCGTGGTGGAACCGGAGCAAAACTATCAGAGCCAACTTCAGTTTAAATTTATCGATGAAAACCGGAAGGATATTTCAGGTGGTTATGGCTACCGTTTGAACATTGTTAGCCTGTCCGAGCAATCCATGACCTTGAACTCCAATGTCTCTGTGGATGGTCAGCCTGTGACCATTGTTTACGAATTCTCAAAAAGATAA
- a CDS encoding DUF4251 domain-containing protein, with protein sequence MMKTTAKIGAFMLLLMTLACASNKNSATPEEIAALDDMIENRNFEIQALWAQPMPSQGMNNITNAGLLPFGSTANRIDITTTGGYFRMVGDTVKANLPYFGERQIGGHYNPKKGGNPV encoded by the coding sequence ATGATGAAGACTACAGCAAAAATCGGGGCTTTTATGCTACTGCTGATGACCCTTGCCTGTGCATCCAACAAGAATAGTGCAACCCCAGAAGAAATAGCCGCACTGGACGATATGATAGAGAATCGAAATTTTGAAATTCAGGCCCTATGGGCACAGCCCATGCCGAGCCAAGGGATGAACAATATTACCAATGCCGGATTGCTGCCTTTTGGCAGTACGGCCAATCGTATCGATATTACCACAACGGGTGGATATTTCCGCATGGTAGGAGATACCGTTAAGGCCAATCTACCCTATTTTGGTGAACGGCAAATTGGTGGACATTATAACCCAAAAAAAGGCGGGAATCCGGTTTGA
- a CDS encoding DUF4251 domain-containing protein: MDIITQKKAGIRFDGVPKELSFSSNKRETGKIMRFTINDDLENYQVYAQLFPNGNALLTISSSHRRNIGYQGNVSKYEKKE; the protein is encoded by the coding sequence GTGGACATTATAACCCAAAAAAAGGCGGGAATCCGGTTTGATGGCGTGCCCAAGGAGCTTTCCTTTTCATCCAATAAAAGGGAGACCGGAAAAATTATGCGGTTTACCATTAATGACGATTTGGAGAACTACCAAGTGTACGCGCAGCTCTTCCCCAATGGAAATGCCTTGTTGACCATCTCAAGTTCACATCGCAGGAATATCGGGTATCAGGGGAACGTCTCCAAGTACGAGAAAAAAGAGTAG
- a CDS encoding JAB domain-containing protein, which translates to MNVRLTKEQKIKVLNSADIYAIMQQVLLRENKIRRNQEHFWVVGLNNNNKILFVELIGLGASNRVNADPPDVFRMAIYKLASKLILVHNHPSGSHEVTDADLNFTDHMLKVGKLVHVEVLDHLVITETSYTSFEDRGIMNQLRKSGFYEVTGPEKKELEAFKLETERKRAKKENSLEIAKNLKAQGVDTEIIKKATGLSKKEIGGI; encoded by the coding sequence ATGAACGTACGGCTTACCAAAGAACAAAAGATCAAGGTGCTCAACTCTGCGGACATATATGCGATCATGCAGCAGGTTCTGTTGCGCGAAAACAAGATTCGCCGCAACCAAGAGCACTTTTGGGTGGTGGGGCTCAATAACAACAATAAGATCTTGTTTGTGGAGCTTATTGGCCTCGGGGCCAGCAACCGGGTAAACGCCGACCCGCCCGATGTCTTCCGGATGGCGATCTACAAACTGGCCAGCAAGTTGATCTTGGTGCACAACCACCCCAGCGGCTCGCACGAGGTGACCGATGCCGACCTTAACTTTACCGACCACATGCTAAAAGTGGGCAAACTGGTCCATGTGGAAGTGCTGGACCATTTGGTGATCACCGAAACCAGTTATACCAGTTTTGAGGACCGTGGAATCATGAACCAATTGCGCAAAAGCGGCTTTTACGAGGTTACCGGGCCCGAAAAAAAGGAGCTCGAAGCCTTTAAATTGGAAACGGAACGGAAAAGGGCCAAAAAAGAAAATTCGCTTGAAATTGCCAAAAATTTAAAGGCTCAAGGTGTAGACACTGAGATTATTAAAAAAGCTACGGGGTTAAGTAAGAAGGAGATTGGGGGGATTTGA
- a CDS encoding nuclear transport factor 2 family protein, with translation MDIEKKYPLPPFTEASAREKVQLAEDAWNSQDPEKVSQAYTVDTEWRNRSQFINGREEVVAFLTEKWQKEKNYKLRKELWAFSDNKIAVRFEYEYQNAEGAWIRAYGNENWEFNEHGLMQKRYASINDLPIAESERRL, from the coding sequence ATGGACATCGAGAAAAAATATCCGCTGCCTCCCTTTACCGAGGCCAGCGCACGAGAAAAAGTACAATTGGCGGAAGATGCCTGGAACAGTCAAGACCCCGAAAAGGTGAGCCAGGCCTATACGGTGGACACCGAATGGCGCAACCGTTCCCAGTTTATCAACGGGCGCGAGGAAGTGGTCGCTTTTTTGACGGAAAAGTGGCAAAAAGAAAAAAATTACAAATTGAGAAAGGAACTATGGGCCTTTTCCGACAATAAGATTGCAGTTCGGTTTGAATACGAATACCAGAATGCCGAAGGAGCGTGGATACGCGCGTATGGAAACGAGAATTGGGAGTTCAACGAGCATGGGCTGATGCAGAAGCGCTATGCCAGCATCAACGATTTGCCGATAGCCGAATCGGAGCGAAGACTTTAG
- a CDS encoding cysteine hydrolase, protein MKNLMRTVTLFLFTITGVFAQLPEPGFTIDGSTAIVITDPQNDFLSPDGVAWGAVGQSVQENNTIENLETIFKLGEQYNIPVFISPHYYYEHDHVWKFEGTLEKLMHNISMFDRGDQLNVEGFEGSGADWLPRYKKYIEKDRVVVTSPHKVFGSESNDLALQLRKQGVDKVILAGMSGNLCAESHMRELVENGFEVAVVGDATASAKLPGLDGDQAAQTNYKMISSRVFTTDELVKELKMHPVK, encoded by the coding sequence ATGAAAAATTTGATGCGAACAGTAACATTGTTCCTATTTACCATTACGGGTGTGTTTGCCCAATTACCAGAACCTGGATTCACTATTGACGGTTCCACCGCCATTGTAATCACCGACCCACAAAACGATTTCCTGAGTCCCGATGGTGTGGCCTGGGGTGCCGTGGGGCAAAGCGTGCAGGAAAACAACACCATTGAGAACTTGGAGACCATTTTTAAATTAGGGGAACAGTACAACATCCCCGTTTTTATCTCTCCCCATTATTATTATGAGCACGACCATGTGTGGAAGTTCGAGGGAACCCTCGAAAAATTGATGCACAACATCAGCATGTTCGATCGTGGGGACCAACTCAATGTGGAAGGTTTTGAAGGTTCCGGTGCCGATTGGTTGCCCCGCTACAAAAAATACATTGAAAAGGATAGGGTAGTGGTCACCAGCCCGCACAAAGTGTTCGGTTCCGAGTCCAACGATTTGGCCCTACAATTGCGCAAACAAGGCGTGGACAAGGTGATCTTGGCCGGAATGTCCGGTAACCTGTGTGCCGAATCGCACATGAGGGAATTGGTGGAGAACGGTTTTGAAGTGGCCGTGGTGGGCGATGCCACCGCTTCTGCCAAATTGCCCGGATTGGATGGCGACCAAGCTGCCCAAACCAATTATAAAATGATTTCCAGCCGGGTGTTTACCACCGACGAATTGGTGAAAGAGCTCAAAATGCATCCGGTAAAATAA
- a CDS encoding YHS domain-containing (seleno)protein: protein MKTIKNVVLLGLMFLAVISVNAQTPPVDDNGLAIGGYDVVAYFSGAAQKGSKSYAVKHHGATYYFASKANQSAFKQSPNQYLPQFDGYCAWGVGAKEAKFPINPETYTVIDGKLYLFFNGPFNGEPFNTYEDWGQRTTELKTAAHANWPKVKNSK from the coding sequence ATGAAAACAATCAAAAATGTAGTACTTCTAGGATTGATGTTCTTGGCTGTCATCAGCGTGAATGCCCAGACCCCTCCGGTAGATGATAACGGCCTTGCCATTGGCGGGTACGATGTGGTCGCTTATTTTTCCGGCGCAGCCCAAAAAGGGAGCAAGAGCTATGCGGTTAAGCACCATGGTGCTACCTATTATTTTGCCAGCAAGGCGAACCAAAGCGCCTTTAAACAATCGCCTAACCAGTATTTGCCCCAGTTCGATGGCTACTGTGCTTGGGGCGTAGGGGCCAAAGAGGCCAAGTTTCCCATCAACCCCGAAACCTATACGGTGATCGATGGCAAATTGTACCTCTTCTTCAATGGCCCGTTCAACGGGGAACCGTTCAACACATACGAAGATTGGGGGCAACGTACCACGGAGCTTAAAACGGCAGCACATGCCAATTGGCCCAAAGTAAAGAACAGTAAGTAG
- a CDS encoding carboxymuconolactone decarboxylase family protein: protein MTRLQALDPKEATGRSKELFEGIQGKLGMVPNMMRTMGNSPAVLEGYLNLSEALGKGSLGGRLGELIALAVAESNACNYCLSAHSFIGEKLVGIDTSTLQSARDGINSDPKVAAALQLAKTLISKNGRVSSEDVETVKAAGFSDGAVGEIVAHVALNILTNYFNNTANTDIDFPVVEAATV from the coding sequence ATGACACGATTACAAGCATTAGATCCAAAGGAAGCAACTGGAAGATCCAAAGAATTATTTGAAGGTATCCAAGGCAAATTGGGCATGGTTCCCAATATGATGCGTACCATGGGGAACTCCCCAGCCGTTTTGGAAGGCTATTTGAACTTGAGCGAAGCCTTGGGCAAAGGGTCCTTGGGCGGTAGATTGGGCGAGCTCATCGCCTTGGCCGTTGCCGAGTCCAACGCCTGTAACTACTGCCTTTCCGCACACTCCTTTATCGGGGAAAAGTTGGTGGGCATCGACACCAGTACGCTCCAATCCGCTAGGGACGGCATCAACTCCGACCCTAAGGTGGCCGCAGCGCTTCAGCTTGCCAAGACCTTGATCTCCAAAAACGGACGGGTATCCTCCGAAGATGTGGAAACCGTAAAGGCTGCCGGTTTTTCCGATGGGGCCGTCGGCGAGATCGTAGCGCACGTAGCCTTGAACATATTGACCAATTATTTCAACAATACGGCCAATACCGATATCGACTTTCCCGTAGTGGAAGCCGCAACGGTCTAA
- a CDS encoding NAD(P)-dependent alcohol dehydrogenase, with protein sequence MDTIAVKAFGTQSAEADLKQMQIDRRTVLEKDIEIDIMYCGVCHSDLHFARNDWGMTQYPVVPGHEIVGKVTQVGSKVSKHQVGDIVAVGCLVDSCRSCQSCKNDEEQYCPEWVGTYGGFDKHLNSPTHGGYSEKIVVDENFVLRVPKNLDLAGIAPVLCAGITTWSPLRHWKVGKGSKVAVVGLGGLGHMALKLASALGAEVTLFSRSTNKMDDAKALGADHVVISTDEAQMEQAAGQFDLIIDTVPYEHDLNPYVATLATNGTLVVVGYLGPLDPMLVTVPMIMGRKSVAGSLIGGIAETQELLDFCGEHNITSDVEVINIQDINTAYERMLKSDVKYRFVIDMKSLKE encoded by the coding sequence ATGGACACTATAGCCGTTAAGGCCTTTGGAACCCAGTCTGCCGAAGCCGATTTAAAACAAATGCAGATCGACCGAAGAACGGTCCTCGAAAAGGATATTGAAATTGATATTATGTACTGCGGGGTCTGCCATTCCGACCTTCATTTTGCCCGCAACGATTGGGGCATGACCCAATACCCGGTGGTTCCCGGCCACGAGATTGTGGGCAAGGTTACCCAAGTGGGTTCCAAGGTTTCCAAGCACCAAGTAGGCGATATTGTCGCCGTAGGCTGTTTGGTGGATTCGTGCCGCAGCTGCCAAAGCTGTAAAAACGATGAGGAACAGTACTGCCCCGAGTGGGTGGGTACCTACGGGGGCTTCGACAAGCATTTGAACAGCCCCACCCATGGCGGCTATTCCGAAAAAATTGTAGTGGACGAGAACTTCGTGCTCCGCGTACCCAAAAATCTGGACCTGGCAGGTATCGCTCCGGTGCTCTGTGCGGGCATTACCACATGGTCTCCGCTGCGCCACTGGAAAGTGGGCAAGGGCAGCAAGGTGGCCGTGGTAGGCTTGGGCGGCTTGGGACACATGGCGTTGAAATTGGCGTCGGCCTTGGGTGCCGAGGTGACCTTGTTTTCGCGATCCACCAATAAAATGGACGATGCCAAGGCCTTGGGAGCGGACCATGTGGTGATATCTACGGACGAAGCCCAAATGGAACAGGCCGCAGGCCAGTTCGACCTGATCATCGATACCGTACCCTACGAGCACGATCTTAACCCTTACGTGGCCACTTTGGCCACCAACGGAACCTTGGTCGTGGTAGGCTATTTGGGGCCATTGGACCCCATGCTGGTCACCGTGCCCATGATCATGGGCCGAAAAAGCGTGGCAGGTTCTTTGATCGGGGGCATTGCCGAAACCCAAGAACTGTTGGATTTCTGTGGCGAGCACAATATTACTTCGGATGTGGAAGTGATCAACATCCAAGACATCAACACCGCCTACGAACGCATGCTCAAAAGCGATGTCAAATATCGTTTTGTCATCGATATGAAATCATTGAAGGAGTAG
- a CDS encoding OmpA family protein, whose amino-acid sequence MKNIVLKGAAAFMALSMIISCDAVKNANNTQKGAAIGAGSGAVIGGVIGNNVGKGNTALGAIIGAVVGGAAGGYIGNRMDRQAERIEEEIPGAEVQRVGEGINVTFSGENGVYFDTNKADIKGASAATLDKLAGIFKEYPKTNILVEGHTDSDGAAEYNMSLSQRRAQSVTSYLISKGISSGRFTTKWYGEEQPVESNETAAGKAANRRVELAIIASEELKEEAREQTGN is encoded by the coding sequence ATGAAAAATATAGTTTTAAAAGGAGCAGCGGCTTTTATGGCGCTGTCCATGATCATTAGTTGCGACGCCGTCAAAAATGCAAACAACACCCAAAAAGGAGCTGCCATCGGCGCCGGAAGTGGCGCAGTGATCGGTGGTGTTATCGGCAATAATGTAGGAAAGGGCAATACCGCTTTGGGCGCCATAATCGGTGCTGTTGTAGGTGGTGCTGCCGGAGGTTATATCGGTAACCGAATGGACCGTCAGGCCGAGCGTATCGAGGAAGAAATCCCAGGCGCAGAGGTACAACGTGTCGGTGAAGGAATCAACGTGACCTTTAGTGGAGAAAACGGTGTCTATTTTGATACCAATAAAGCCGATATCAAGGGAGCCTCTGCCGCTACTTTAGATAAATTGGCAGGAATCTTTAAAGAGTATCCCAAAACCAATATTTTGGTGGAAGGCCATACCGATAGCGATGGGGCTGCGGAATACAATATGAGCCTATCCCAACGTAGGGCACAATCCGTAACCTCCTATTTGATTTCAAAGGGAATTTCCAGCGGACGCTTTACCACCAAGTGGTATGGGGAGGAACAACCTGTGGAAAGCAATGAGACCGCTGCGGGTAAAGCGGCAAACCGTCGCGTGGAGTTGGCCATTATTGCCAGCGAGGAGCTTAAGGAAGAAGCCCGCGAGCAAACTGGTAATTAA